In a genomic window of bacterium:
- a CDS encoding beta-N-acetylhexosaminidase produces the protein FEKIDPARPASLSPAIADALLRERLRYEGLAVTDDLEMGAIADAAEGAVLAVAAGADIALICHCEEIQEDALGRLAAAIRSGAISEAAERASRERISAAKTRYIPSFPEAAEALRPGNAAHRALEREIRQRLENIST, from the coding sequence TGTTCGAGAAAATCGACCCGGCACGGCCTGCCAGCCTCTCGCCCGCCATTGCGGACGCGCTGCTCCGGGAGCGGCTCCGCTACGAGGGGCTCGCCGTCACGGACGATCTGGAGATGGGGGCGATCGCCGATGCGGCCGAGGGGGCCGTCTTGGCCGTCGCGGCGGGAGCCGATATCGCGCTCATCTGCCATTGCGAGGAGATTCAGGAGGATGCGCTCGGGCGGCTGGCGGCGGCCATCCGCTCGGGGGCCATTTCGGAGGCTGCCGAGCGGGCCTCCCGCGAGCGGATTTCCGCCGCAAAGACGCGGTATATCCCCTCATTCCCGGAGGCCGCTGAGGCCCTGCGGCCGGGGAATGCCGCGCACCGGGCGCTGGAGCGGGAGATCAGGCAAAGGCTGGAAAACATAAGTACATAA